One genomic segment of Mauremys mutica isolate MM-2020 ecotype Southern chromosome 10, ASM2049712v1, whole genome shotgun sequence includes these proteins:
- the LOC123378744 gene encoding gamma-crystallin B-like: MGKITLFEDRNFQGRSVECSSDRPDFQSQLSRCNSVRVESGCFMLYERPNFQGQQFFLKRGDYPDMQSEGFSTSIKSCRMIPSHRGTYRIKIYEKEDHRGNMVELTEDTPQVMDQLRSPEMLSCSVLEGHWILYELPNYRGRQYLLRPGQYRRFSEWGAMSGRVGSLRRATDLY; the protein is encoded by the exons ATGGGAAAG ATCACCCTTTTCGAGGACAGAAATTTTCAGGGCCGCTCCGTTGAGTGCAGCAGCGACCGGCCGGATTTTCAAAGTCAGCTGAGCCGCTGTAACTCCGTCCGCGTGGAAAGTGGCTGCTTCATGCTCTATGAACGTCCCAACTTCCAGGGACAGCAGTTCTTTCTGAAACGGGGGGATTATCCTGACATGCAGTCTGAGGGTTTCAGCACCTCCATTAAGTCCTGCCGGATGATCCCGTCT CACAGGGGCACCTACAGGATAAAGATCTATGAGAAGGAGGATCACAGAGGCAACATGGTCGAGTTAACTGAGGACACTCCACAAGTCATGGACCAGCTACGCTCCCCCGAGATGCTCTCTTGTTCTGTGCTGGAGGGGCACTGGATCCTTTACGAATTGCCGAATTACAGAGGCCGCCAATACctgctgaggccagggcagtaccGGAGATTCAGCGAGTGGGGCGCTATGAGTGGCAGAGTCGGCTCTTTGAGACGTGCCACTGATCTCTACTGA